One genomic region from Desulfovibrio sp. Huiquan2017 encodes:
- a CDS encoding recombinase family protein, whose amino-acid sequence MNTTQNYESHDPLLERQGARVSYTRIGPMDKCDYRAGLPSENLFVDEVGSKSSEPRPALEKCLNSLQSDDILFVKSMDRLGRNIRELVDLVKRIASKGTAIVFMDEDLRIDPRAQDFEANFRWLKSIYDFEQTLLNERRNEGVLKAKNKGIRLGRPAKISEEQRKEIRERLDKGDKVASLAKEYNISGSLVYAIGREG is encoded by the coding sequence ATGAATACGACACAGAATTATGAAAGCCACGACCCGTTGCTTGAACGGCAGGGAGCACGAGTCAGTTACACCCGCATTGGCCCGATGGACAAATGCGATTATCGCGCAGGCCTTCCTTCCGAAAACCTGTTTGTCGACGAGGTTGGAAGCAAAAGCAGCGAACCTCGCCCTGCCCTGGAAAAATGCCTGAACTCCCTCCAGTCAGACGACATTCTGTTCGTCAAATCCATGGATCGGCTTGGGCGCAATATCCGAGAGCTAGTCGACTTGGTAAAGAGAATCGCAAGCAAAGGCACGGCTATCGTCTTCATGGATGAGGACCTACGGATTGACCCACGCGCCCAGGATTTTGAAGCCAATTTTCGATGGCTCAAATCCATATACGATTTTGAACAAACCCTCCTCAATGAACGTCGAAATGAAGGTGTACTGAAGGCCAAGAACAAGGGCATCCGTCTCGGCCGCCCCGCCAAAATCAGCGAAGAGCAGCGCAAGGAAATCCGTGAACGCCTAGATAAAGGAGATAAGGTGGCCAGCCTTGCCAAGGAGTACAATATATCCGGAAGTCTCGTATATGCCATTGGCCGGGAAGGATGA
- a CDS encoding transposase, translated as SHYSAWEPTPSDFFKDDEYIHYLKSMRFWCDKHEVEIWAYCLMTNRVHLIATPKTEQGLSLAIGEAHKRYTCRINKREKWTGHLWQGRFSSFAMDEKYLVAAARYVERNPVRAGMVPKAADYRWSSVRAHLTGKDDVLVKTAPLLSLVDD; from the coding sequence TCACATTATTCAGCGTGGGAACCGACGCCTTCCGACTTTTTCAAGGATGATGAATACATTCACTATTTGAAGAGCATGCGCTTTTGGTGTGACAAGCATGAAGTCGAAATATGGGCATATTGCTTGATGACAAATCGTGTCCATTTAATTGCCACGCCGAAAACCGAGCAGGGCCTGAGTTTGGCTATTGGTGAAGCGCATAAGCGCTATACTTGCCGAATCAATAAACGTGAAAAATGGACGGGACATCTGTGGCAAGGGAGGTTTTCTTCCTTTGCAATGGATGAAAAGTATCTTGTCGCCGCCGCCCGATATGTAGAGCGAAACCCGGTTAGGGCGGGGATGGTCCCAAAAGCCGCCGACTATCGATGGAGCAGCGTCCGAGCACATTTGACAGGTAAGGACGATGTACTTGTGAAAACGGCTCCATTGCTGTCGTTGGTTGATGATTGA
- a CDS encoding transposase: protein MREWCAKHAVEIWAYCLMPNYVHLIAVPQTPKGLLRAIGEAHRR from the coding sequence ATGCGTGAATGGTGCGCGAAACACGCGGTCGAAATCTGGGCATATTGCCTCATGCCGAACTATGTACACCTCATCGCGGTTCCCCAAACCCCGAAAGGGCTTTTGCGAGCCATTGGGGAAGCGCATAGACGATAG
- a CDS encoding helix-turn-helix transcriptional regulator, with amino-acid sequence MAGNYTPKEKQFLKRLGKAIKEKRTKEGISQEKLAEITGLHRTYVGSVERGERNVSAINIKTLADALNCNPSELFQLAE; translated from the coding sequence ATGGCAGGGAATTACACGCCTAAAGAAAAGCAGTTTTTGAAACGGCTTGGCAAAGCCATCAAAGAAAAGCGAACGAAGGAAGGCATATCGCAGGAAAAGCTTGCGGAAATCACCGGGCTTCACCGTACATATGTCGGATCAGTGGAACGAGGAGAAAGAAACGTCAGCGCAATCAACATCAAAACCTTGGCAGACGCGCTGAACTGCAATCCAAGCGAGCTGTTTCAACTTGCGGAATAG